A stretch of Brassica napus cultivar Da-Ae chromosome C6, Da-Ae, whole genome shotgun sequence DNA encodes these proteins:
- the LOC111209434 gene encoding uncharacterized protein LOC111209434 isoform X2 has product MTLRPSFRSRGNPSKAASASRGSDRNQGGSFLISMKEVLDDGGSKPVVETTPTEVVAQDAAPLPEVQVPEADYQAPKGTSEIEPSRHKRPRIDQGGASIRSSSSSSRGGTVGWSFTHSKPGSILDDSWGLAAIMRHLKSVGCPLPALKDLTNRDEYLDIAHCMGQLAGAVNRAQLRFENALCAAPNAGELAEVTEMVKAAKTDLDQARVRISELEAEVTRLGSKADAQQGEIESQKLDIQVKSRRINDLEAARKIAEHQVRELIASSRDSQKNKEAEVKLAVREGKKEVAEAYGKILVCVKEKFARKKDEVDALVYAQELQANADLLKDMLNNKIQSVEEEYNQLVALLPEATTAYEKAQVSDFSVSKLPLPQISESSAPVEAAIGGDGNVVDEGVPAGAGDPIQEEKED; this is encoded by the exons ATGACTCTGCGACCGTCATTCCGTTCTAGGGGTAACCCCTCTAAAGCTGCCAGTGCTTCTCGTGGAAGCGACAGGAACCAAGGAGGATCGTTCCTTATCTCAATGAAGGAAGTTTTGGACGACGGAGGATCCAAACCTGTTGTCGAGACTACTCCAACTGAGGTTGTAGCTCAGGATGCTGCTCCTCTCCCTGAGGTCCAGGTGCCGGAGGCTGACTACCAGGCTCCGAAGGGTACCTCTGAGATCGAGCCGTCGAGACACAAGAGGCCCAGGATCGATCAGGGCGGAGCTTCCATccgttcttcttcctcgtcctctagaGGAGGGACTGTTGGGTGGAGCTTTACCCATTCGAAGCCTGGGTCGATCCTGGATGACTCTTGGGGCCTAGCTGCGATAATGAGGCACCTGAAGAGCGTGGGATGTCCCCTTCCAGCGCTCAAGGACCTGACTAACCGAGATGAGTATCTCGATATTGCCCACTGTATGGGTCAG TTGGCTGGGGCTGTTAACAGGGCCCAGCTCAGGTTTGAGAATGCTCTGTGTGCTGCCCCCAATGCTGGTGAACTTGCTGAGGTTACCGAGATGGTTAAGGCAGCCAAAACCGATCTTGACCAAGCCCGGGTTCGAATTTCTGAACTCGAAGCCGAAGTGACGAGGCTAGGCTCGAAGGCCGATGCTCAGCAAGGAGAGATCGAGAGTCAAAAGCTCGATATCCAGGTGAAGAGCAGGAGGATCAATGATTTAGAGGCTGCTCGAAAGATAGCTGAGCATCAAGTACGTGAGCTCATTGCCTCATCCCGGGATAGCCAGAAGAACAAGGAAGCTGAAGTCAAGCTGGCTGTCAGGGAAGGGAAGAAAGAAGTCGCCGAAGCTTACGGCAAGATCCTGGTCTGTGTTAAGGAGAAGTTTGCTAGGAAGAAAGATGAGGTCGACGCTTTGGTGTACGCTCAGGAGCTCCAAGCTAATGCCGACCTCTTGAAGGATATGCTGAACAACAAGATCCAAAGCGTTGAAGAGGAGTACAACCAATTGGTGGCCTTATTACCAGAAGCGACAACTGCGTATGAGAAGGCTCAAGTCTCTGACTTCTCGGTCAGCAAGCTTCCTCTTCCCCAGATCTCGGAGAGTTCAG CTCCAGTCGAGGCAGCAATAGGAGGTGACGGCAATGTGGTCGATGAGGGAGTTCCTGCCGGTGCTGGTGATCCGATTcaggaagagaaggaagattga
- the LOC111209434 gene encoding uncharacterized protein LOC111209434 isoform X3, translating into MTLRPSFRSRGNPSKAASASRGSDRNQGGSFLISMKEVLDDGGSKPVVETTPTEVVAQDAAPLPEVQVPEADYQAPKGTSEIEPSRHKRPRIDQGGASIRSSSSSSRGGTVGWSFTHSKPGSILDDSWGLAAIMRHLKSVGCPLPALKDLTNRDEYLDIAHCMGQLAGAVNRAQLRFENALCAAPNAGELAEVTEMVKAAKTDLDQARVRISELEAEVTRLGSKADAQQGEIESQKLDIQVKSRRINDLEAARKIAEHQVRELIASSRDSQKNKEAEVKLAVREGKKEVAEAYGKILVCVKEKFARKKDEVDALVYAQELQANADLLKDMLNNKIQSVEEEYNQLVALLPEATTAYEKAQVSDFSVSKLPLPQISESSVEAAIGGDGNVVDEGVPAGAGDPIQEEKED; encoded by the exons ATGACTCTGCGACCGTCATTCCGTTCTAGGGGTAACCCCTCTAAAGCTGCCAGTGCTTCTCGTGGAAGCGACAGGAACCAAGGAGGATCGTTCCTTATCTCAATGAAGGAAGTTTTGGACGACGGAGGATCCAAACCTGTTGTCGAGACTACTCCAACTGAGGTTGTAGCTCAGGATGCTGCTCCTCTCCCTGAGGTCCAGGTGCCGGAGGCTGACTACCAGGCTCCGAAGGGTACCTCTGAGATCGAGCCGTCGAGACACAAGAGGCCCAGGATCGATCAGGGCGGAGCTTCCATccgttcttcttcctcgtcctctagaGGAGGGACTGTTGGGTGGAGCTTTACCCATTCGAAGCCTGGGTCGATCCTGGATGACTCTTGGGGCCTAGCTGCGATAATGAGGCACCTGAAGAGCGTGGGATGTCCCCTTCCAGCGCTCAAGGACCTGACTAACCGAGATGAGTATCTCGATATTGCCCACTGTATGGGTCAG TTGGCTGGGGCTGTTAACAGGGCCCAGCTCAGGTTTGAGAATGCTCTGTGTGCTGCCCCCAATGCTGGTGAACTTGCTGAGGTTACCGAGATGGTTAAGGCAGCCAAAACCGATCTTGACCAAGCCCGGGTTCGAATTTCTGAACTCGAAGCCGAAGTGACGAGGCTAGGCTCGAAGGCCGATGCTCAGCAAGGAGAGATCGAGAGTCAAAAGCTCGATATCCAGGTGAAGAGCAGGAGGATCAATGATTTAGAGGCTGCTCGAAAGATAGCTGAGCATCAAGTACGTGAGCTCATTGCCTCATCCCGGGATAGCCAGAAGAACAAGGAAGCTGAAGTCAAGCTGGCTGTCAGGGAAGGGAAGAAAGAAGTCGCCGAAGCTTACGGCAAGATCCTGGTCTGTGTTAAGGAGAAGTTTGCTAGGAAGAAAGATGAGGTCGACGCTTTGGTGTACGCTCAGGAGCTCCAAGCTAATGCCGACCTCTTGAAGGATATGCTGAACAACAAGATCCAAAGCGTTGAAGAGGAGTACAACCAATTGGTGGCCTTATTACCAGAAGCGACAACTGCGTATGAGAAGGCTCAAGTCTCTGACTTCTCGGTCAGCAAGCTTCCTCTTCCCCAGATCTCGGAGAGTTCAG TCGAGGCAGCAATAGGAGGTGACGGCAATGTGGTCGATGAGGGAGTTCCTGCCGGTGCTGGTGATCCGATTcaggaagagaaggaagattga
- the LOC111209434 gene encoding uncharacterized protein LOC111209434 isoform X1 has protein sequence MTLRPSFRSRGNPSKAASASRGSDRNQGGSFLISMKEVLDDGGSKPVVETTPTEVVAQDAAPLPEVQVPEADYQAPKGTSEIEPSRHKRPRIDQGGASIRSSSSSSRGGTVGWSFTHSKPGSILDDSWGLAAIMRHLKSVGCPLPALKDLTNRDEYLDIAHCMGQLAGAVNRAQLRFENALCAAPNAGELAEVTEMVKAAKTDLDQARVRISELEAEVTRLGSKADAQQGEIESQKLDIQVKSRRINDLEAARKIAEHQVRELIASSRDSQKNKEAEVKLAVREGKKEVAEAYGKILVCVKEKFARKKDEVDALVYAQELQANADLLKDMLNNKIQSVEEEYNQLVALLPEATTAYEKAQVSDFSVSKLPLPQISESSGTFEINMFNPSFSGEYGSNLGLMAPDLAPVEAAIGGDGNVVDEGVPAGAGDPIQEEKED, from the exons ATGACTCTGCGACCGTCATTCCGTTCTAGGGGTAACCCCTCTAAAGCTGCCAGTGCTTCTCGTGGAAGCGACAGGAACCAAGGAGGATCGTTCCTTATCTCAATGAAGGAAGTTTTGGACGACGGAGGATCCAAACCTGTTGTCGAGACTACTCCAACTGAGGTTGTAGCTCAGGATGCTGCTCCTCTCCCTGAGGTCCAGGTGCCGGAGGCTGACTACCAGGCTCCGAAGGGTACCTCTGAGATCGAGCCGTCGAGACACAAGAGGCCCAGGATCGATCAGGGCGGAGCTTCCATccgttcttcttcctcgtcctctagaGGAGGGACTGTTGGGTGGAGCTTTACCCATTCGAAGCCTGGGTCGATCCTGGATGACTCTTGGGGCCTAGCTGCGATAATGAGGCACCTGAAGAGCGTGGGATGTCCCCTTCCAGCGCTCAAGGACCTGACTAACCGAGATGAGTATCTCGATATTGCCCACTGTATGGGTCAG TTGGCTGGGGCTGTTAACAGGGCCCAGCTCAGGTTTGAGAATGCTCTGTGTGCTGCCCCCAATGCTGGTGAACTTGCTGAGGTTACCGAGATGGTTAAGGCAGCCAAAACCGATCTTGACCAAGCCCGGGTTCGAATTTCTGAACTCGAAGCCGAAGTGACGAGGCTAGGCTCGAAGGCCGATGCTCAGCAAGGAGAGATCGAGAGTCAAAAGCTCGATATCCAGGTGAAGAGCAGGAGGATCAATGATTTAGAGGCTGCTCGAAAGATAGCTGAGCATCAAGTACGTGAGCTCATTGCCTCATCCCGGGATAGCCAGAAGAACAAGGAAGCTGAAGTCAAGCTGGCTGTCAGGGAAGGGAAGAAAGAAGTCGCCGAAGCTTACGGCAAGATCCTGGTCTGTGTTAAGGAGAAGTTTGCTAGGAAGAAAGATGAGGTCGACGCTTTGGTGTACGCTCAGGAGCTCCAAGCTAATGCCGACCTCTTGAAGGATATGCTGAACAACAAGATCCAAAGCGTTGAAGAGGAGTACAACCAATTGGTGGCCTTATTACCAGAAGCGACAACTGCGTATGAGAAGGCTCAAGTCTCTGACTTCTCGGTCAGCAAGCTTCCTCTTCCCCAGATCTCGGAGAGTTCAGGTACTTTCGAGATtaacatgtttaatccatccTTTTCTGGGGAGTATGGCTCTAATTTGGGTTTGATGGCTCCTGACTTAGCTCCAGTCGAGGCAGCAATAGGAGGTGACGGCAATGTGGTCGATGAGGGAGTTCCTGCCGGTGCTGGTGATCCGATTcaggaagagaaggaagattga